Proteins encoded within one genomic window of Streptomyces sp. NBC_00239:
- a CDS encoding type IV secretory system conjugative DNA transfer family protein, producing the protein MAQKDGGLDDGTMLAAAGLGLVIALSSIVLVAAQLAGVLSGNGWPAPTRSLPETVVWSIVSGPGSAYEPAPPGWLFWTFVVLLAALLVTAVVALVIRFGGRKDTGGAKWGGKKTEKVMAAAEKPEERPDRMTAGRGQLTNRILAVTERAASVVAFGPPGSAKTTGLLLGNAAEWRGPAVITTTKAADLKAIYASRQALGPVYVIAPAGLPGVQTHHWSPVDYATDPESAERMAEWMAEAAQKAYDPRAEPWIAQARAILAGLLLAANLSGGGINRFREWLALGRDAVDHVRAILEPTYPEVALDYAQPWLQLHKDGAGSVQFTLNVIAAVYRSQQIRDVSASTDFTAEQVLDDNGTIILVASPTNAERFAPLFTSIIASVIHAGENRFEQTGEPLNNALGLFVDEAGNVLRYPKLPTILTTGRGMGIALLTIWHDLAQLASRVGSEGAKTVVSASHLRMLLPGLADDDTIRYFNYLLGKEHAERTSRSSGGSGRASTSTSVVETDLVPVHELREIPKLTAIAVYFNERPLRVNLRLTYRDADLKAWLARPAGSVSLSKDDITTALEAPVG; encoded by the coding sequence ATGGCGCAGAAGGACGGGGGCCTCGACGACGGGACGATGCTGGCGGCTGCGGGCCTGGGGCTCGTCATCGCGCTCAGCTCCATCGTGCTCGTGGCCGCTCAGCTGGCCGGCGTCCTGTCTGGGAACGGATGGCCCGCGCCCACCCGAAGCCTGCCCGAGACGGTCGTCTGGTCGATCGTCTCGGGCCCCGGCTCCGCCTATGAGCCTGCTCCACCCGGCTGGCTCTTCTGGACCTTCGTCGTGCTGCTGGCTGCTCTCCTCGTCACCGCCGTCGTCGCCCTCGTGATCCGCTTCGGCGGCCGCAAGGACACTGGTGGCGCCAAGTGGGGCGGCAAGAAGACCGAGAAGGTCATGGCCGCGGCGGAGAAGCCGGAGGAGCGTCCGGACCGTATGACCGCGGGGCGCGGGCAGTTGACGAACAGGATCCTCGCGGTCACTGAGCGCGCCGCCTCTGTGGTTGCCTTCGGCCCGCCCGGCAGCGCCAAAACCACCGGCCTCCTGTTGGGCAACGCCGCCGAATGGCGGGGTCCCGCCGTGATCACCACGACCAAGGCCGCTGATCTCAAGGCCATCTACGCCAGCCGACAGGCCCTCGGGCCGGTGTACGTGATCGCGCCTGCCGGCCTTCCCGGTGTGCAGACGCATCACTGGTCGCCAGTGGACTACGCGACCGATCCGGAGTCGGCGGAGCGCATGGCCGAGTGGATGGCGGAGGCTGCACAGAAGGCGTACGACCCGCGGGCCGAGCCGTGGATCGCACAGGCCCGCGCCATCCTGGCCGGGCTGCTGCTGGCTGCGAACCTCTCCGGCGGCGGCATCAACCGCTTCCGCGAGTGGCTCGCCCTGGGCCGTGACGCGGTCGACCACGTTCGGGCAATCCTCGAACCGACGTACCCGGAAGTCGCTCTCGACTACGCCCAGCCGTGGCTCCAGCTCCACAAGGACGGCGCTGGCTCGGTGCAGTTCACCTTGAACGTCATCGCGGCCGTCTACCGGTCTCAGCAGATCCGGGACGTCTCCGCCTCCACGGACTTCACGGCCGAGCAGGTCCTGGACGACAACGGGACGATCATCCTGGTCGCCTCGCCCACCAACGCGGAGCGCTTCGCCCCCCTGTTCACGTCGATCATCGCGTCCGTCATCCACGCCGGTGAGAACCGGTTCGAGCAGACCGGTGAGCCCCTCAACAACGCCCTGGGGCTGTTCGTCGACGAGGCGGGCAACGTGTTGCGGTACCCCAAGCTGCCGACGATCCTCACCACCGGCCGGGGCATGGGGATCGCCCTGCTGACGATCTGGCACGACCTTGCTCAGCTGGCTTCGAGGGTGGGATCCGAGGGCGCCAAGACGGTGGTGTCGGCCTCCCATCTTCGGATGCTGCTGCCGGGACTCGCCGACGATGACACGATCCGCTACTTCAACTACTTGCTCGGCAAGGAACACGCGGAGCGCACCTCCCGCTCCTCCGGCGGCTCCGGTCGTGCCTCGACATCAACGAGCGTCGTGGAGACCGACCTGGTGCCCGTGCACGAACTGCGTGAGATCCCGAAGCTCACGGCCATCGCCGTGTACTTCAACGAGCGGCCGCTGCGCGTCAACCTGCGCCTGACCTATCGCGATGCCGACCTGAAGGCATGGCTGGCGCGCCCCGCCGGTTCGGTCTCTCTGTCGAAGGACGACATCACCACTGCCTTGGAGGCCCCCGTTGGCTGA